One window from the genome of Saprospiraceae bacterium encodes:
- a CDS encoding T9SS type A sorting domain-containing protein produces the protein MRFIFLIYLIIFININLNGASFFVTNTAKLTGDGSLVNPWTLQKAFDHPAALRPGDTVWIHGGIYTNDYDAQTSFNCKTNGTLNAPIIFRNYNGEHVLIDGAKSYTIFAGLGNCSYTWFWGLEVFNSSSTDRNHDILGGITCTAENIKFINMIVHDTGSGIDAWKTAKNTEIYGCLIYHIGNNLLNGTNWEGHGHGMYLQNDTFGTKLIHNNIVFSTFGNGIKIWQTTTTAPIGNFDIRNNILFNGGSASENLGGVGNNSRTHNFFVLSNGPNNPLVNTVIKHNYTFAGLNSPRPPVNAFGLNYGVKNLILDSNYLSCQTRLGFNNTPIFDASIKGNHFIGGIPAVYGYYLWGFGPSDYPDNEFIPELPTSGLEYFIVPNKYEAGRAHIVIYNWDSLETLHINCFETGLVPGDAYELINVMDYNADVITGTFPLDGMLTIPMVQHTFAKPIGSNQIPASQFPKFGVFIIRKKEAQLPNSISNIHRINSIQITPNPSSGVFTITNLTNMHALTICNSHGKTIYSKKLNSIHAFIELNFSEFPKGIYFLKVQSRTKIEQTKILLLE, from the coding sequence ATGAGATTTATATTCTTAATTTATTTGATCATTTTCATTAATATTAATTTAAACGGAGCCAGTTTTTTTGTTACCAATACCGCTAAACTCACTGGGGATGGAAGTTTAGTAAATCCATGGACGCTTCAAAAAGCATTCGATCATCCTGCTGCTTTAAGACCCGGGGATACCGTTTGGATTCACGGTGGTATTTATACCAATGATTATGATGCACAAACTTCATTTAATTGCAAAACCAATGGAACTTTAAACGCGCCAATTATATTTAGAAATTATAATGGTGAACACGTTTTGATTGATGGTGCAAAATCTTATACGATCTTTGCGGGATTGGGGAATTGCAGTTATACCTGGTTTTGGGGACTGGAAGTCTTCAATTCAAGTTCAACGGATCGAAACCATGATATTTTAGGTGGCATTACCTGTACCGCCGAAAACATCAAATTTATTAACATGATCGTTCATGATACAGGTAGTGGAATCGACGCCTGGAAGACAGCAAAGAATACCGAAATATATGGTTGTTTAATATACCATATTGGCAATAACCTTTTAAACGGTACCAATTGGGAAGGGCACGGACATGGAATGTATTTACAAAATGACACCTTTGGAACCAAATTGATTCACAATAACATCGTGTTTAGCACTTTTGGAAATGGGATCAAAATTTGGCAGACTACAACAACCGCTCCGATAGGAAATTTCGATATTCGCAATAATATTTTATTTAATGGAGGTTCAGCTTCCGAAAACCTGGGTGGCGTTGGAAATAATTCGCGAACTCATAACTTTTTTGTATTATCAAACGGACCAAACAACCCTTTGGTAAATACAGTTATTAAACACAATTATACATTCGCTGGTTTGAATAGCCCACGTCCACCGGTCAATGCTTTTGGATTAAATTATGGAGTAAAAAATTTAATTCTTGATAGTAATTATTTAAGTTGCCAAACCCGGCTTGGTTTTAATAACACGCCAATTTTCGATGCTTCCATCAAAGGAAACCATTTCATTGGCGGCATTCCGGCTGTTTATGGTTATTACTTATGGGGATTTGGTCCATCAGATTATCCAGACAATGAATTTATCCCTGAGTTACCTACCAGTGGCCTTGAATATTTTATAGTGCCGAATAAATATGAAGCAGGCAGAGCACATATCGTAATTTACAATTGGGACAGTCTTGAAACGCTCCACATAAATTGTTTTGAAACCGGACTAGTGCCTGGAGATGCCTACGAGTTAATCAATGTCATGGATTACAATGCCGATGTGATCACTGGAACATTTCCATTGGATGGAATGCTTACAATCCCTATGGTTCAGCATACATTTGCTAAACCGATAGGCTCAAATCAGATACCTGCATCCCAATTTCCAAAATTTGGAGTTTTTATAATTCGAAAAAAAGAAGCACAATTGCCAAATAGTATTTCAAATATTCATCGAATAAATTCGATTCAAATCACCCCCAATCCAAGTTCCGGAGTTTTTACTATAACAAATTTAACTAATATGCATGCTCTGACTATTTGCAACAGTCATGGAAAAACTATTTATTCTAAAAAATTAAATTCAATACATGCATTTATTGAATTAAATTTTTCTGAATTTCCAAAAGGAATTTACTTTTTAAAAGTACAATCCAGAACAAAGATTGAGCAAACGAAAATACTTTTACTGGAATAA
- a CDS encoding alpha/beta hydrolase, which translates to MIKLIHILFFFTILISCKKQNVSSTQAVEPKLENQQIFKLYSEQVKDTFTIFVGLPEGIGSLPDTPYPVVYLLDANFYFSMVYEMLKKYNDVGLIKPLILIGIGYNNLHTMDSLRCRDYTYPQALTDYEMSTSGGAKIFLEFIKKELNPKIEKEYSVDTFKRILMGHSLGGYFTIFALLHDLSQNDVFFNGYIAASPSCHYNNNYILETYKHNHFIPNKRTQLFVTFGGLEDQEDHEIIRSDTVIKTLDELLRYKIKYHSTLFSNLGHMETAMPSFHKGLQSLLEVE; encoded by the coding sequence GTGATAAAGTTAATCCATATCCTTTTTTTTTTTACAATCCTGATCAGTTGTAAAAAGCAAAATGTAAGTTCAACACAAGCTGTTGAACCAAAATTGGAAAATCAACAGATTTTTAAATTGTATTCTGAACAAGTTAAAGATACATTTACAATATTTGTTGGTCTGCCTGAAGGTATCGGTTCTTTACCAGACACTCCGTATCCAGTGGTATACTTACTTGATGCAAACTTCTATTTTAGCATGGTTTATGAAATGCTCAAAAAATACAATGATGTCGGCTTGATAAAACCATTGATATTAATTGGAATTGGTTATAATAATTTGCATACTATGGATTCACTCAGGTGCAGAGATTATACCTATCCACAAGCATTGACAGATTATGAAATGTCAACAAGTGGTGGTGCCAAAATATTTTTGGAATTCATTAAAAAAGAATTGAATCCAAAAATTGAAAAGGAATATTCTGTAGATACTTTCAAAAGAATATTGATGGGTCATTCCCTGGGTGGTTATTTTACAATTTTTGCACTACTCCATGATCTCTCACAAAATGACGTATTTTTTAACGGTTATATAGCCGCCAGTCCTTCCTGCCATTATAATAACAATTACATTTTAGAAACTTATAAACACAATCACTTTATACCAAACAAACGGACCCAACTATTTGTGACATTTGGCGGCTTGGAAGATCAGGAAGATCATGAAATAATTAGATCAGATACTGTTATAAAAACGCTTGATGAACTATTAAGATATAAAATCAAATACCATTCAACACTTTTTTCAAATTTAGGACATATGGAAACCGCTATGCCCAGTTTTCACAAGGGTTTACAAAGCCTATTGGAAGTTGAATAA